One Acipenser ruthenus unplaced genomic scaffold, fAciRut3.2 maternal haplotype, whole genome shotgun sequence DNA segment encodes these proteins:
- the LOC117410075 gene encoding myeloid zinc finger 1-like isoform X2, giving the protein MADDFCRLCHDSFCKPGCQKILSRVHLFRACERGEAEGLHLSQELARIGIELGARGGEGEGEGGSEQGEEGRLSSFVCLNCFKQFLHVLTQIEAWRDKAHRKPAQVKDNSNDEERTDVQGDMELEDSKQDIPRLDPDQMAEGVFDVEVVQVKEEEMEVSIDHATQEEGWKTQTEDLKVDEGPSPDPVPKPLSKTDPVKNFTATPGTPVEDPAGRTLNPHLPLLQQIARQISLASENALPVRVAVAAASDNSPIPSAAPNSGLRLVGAPPGPIRLVRMQNREVRLVGRQEPALQTQHQPIRLLQMQNKEVRLVAPGPGVVSFQTRPTPQNQTCAVDSLSPTGQRAGIRLVPVRALPAAKEELGGLIRVNLNHKPNPESQAAGSNSSIRDEAVVVVVGLPNAASQPKENPANRSRVDGLDLVMAYRSQLPKTATPSILTPAPAPAPAPRVSLSSSSLEGSEADEDEEGRGAKSSYICTHCGNSFSRMSSLHRHQDTLHPRVRAPSYPCPECGKNFTDSGNLRQHWRIHTGEKPYSCGDCGLRFRFKGNLNSHQCIDEEETPFSCQVCGKNFRRPEGLERHVAAAHREPGAGGYECVVCGKRFWNRELLKSHGRVHTVQKPYWCQECGKRFRHLSTFNYHKRTHLREAPHRCDKCGRAFADQEALEGHSKVHGSEAPFRCEVCGNGFRLRSHFRSHQRIHSGETPYDCAECGRSFSHLGALRFHVQNHERGKKEEEKSENGKAE; this is encoded by the exons ATGGCGGACGATTTCTGCAGGCTGTGCCACGATTCGTTTTGCAAGCCCGGCTGTCAGAAAATCTTGAGCCGGGTTCACCTGTTCAGAGCCTGCGAGAGGGGAGAAGCCGAGGGGCTGCATTTGAGCCAGGAGCTCGCCCGGATCGGCATAGAGCTGGGAGCCCGCgggggagaaggagaaggagaaggagggagcgagcagggggaggaggggaggctGTCGAGTTTCGTGTGCCTGAATTGTTTCAAACAGTTCCTTCACGTTTTAACTCAAATCGAGGCGTGGCGGGACAAAGCGCACCGCAAGCCTGCGCAAGTGAAAG ATAATAGTAATGACGAAGAGAGGACGGATGTCCAAGGGGACATGGAACTGGAGGACAGCAAGCAGGACATCCCCCGGCTGGACCCAGACCAGATGGCAGAGGGTGTATTTGACGTGGAGGTGGTCCAGGTGAAGGAAGAGGAAATGGAAGTGTCCATCGATCACGCGACCCAGGAGGAGGGGTGGAAAACACAGACCGAGGATTTGAAAG tggATGAGGGACCCAGTCCGGACCCCGTGCCAAAACCCCTTTCAAAGACGGATCCTGTAAAAAACTTCACAGCGACACCCGGGACACCCGTTGAAGATCCCGCAGGCCGGACGCTGAACCCCCAcctccctctgctgcagcaaatcGCCCGGCAGATTTCTCTCGCTTCGGAAAACGCGCTACCCGTCCGCGTGGCGGTGGCAGCGGCGTCCGATAACTCGCCGATCCCGTCAGCGGCGCCGAACTCTGGGCTTCGACTGGTCGGCGCTCCCCCCGGACCGATCAGGCTGGTCCGAATGCAGAACAGAGAAGTCCGGCTGGTCGGTCGGCAGGAACCCGCTTTGCAGACCCAACATCAGCCGATCAGGCTGCTCCAAATGCAGAACAAAGAGGTCAGGCTGGTGGCTCCCGGACCGGGAGTGGTGAGCTTTCAAACCCGACCGACGCCGCAGAACCAGACTTGCGCGGTCGACTCGCTGAGTCCTACGGGTCAGCGGGCTGGAATTCGGTTGGTTCCCGTACGGGCGCTGCCGGCTGCGAAGGAAGAACTGGGCGGCTTGATTCGAGTTAACCTCAATCATAAGCCGAACCCCGAGTCGCAGGCTGCCGGCAGCAACAGCAGCATCCGGGACgaggcggtggtggtggtggtcggTCTCCCAAACGCCGCTTCGCAACCGAAGGAAAATCCGGCAAACCGGTCTCGAGTCGACGGGCTTGACCTTGTGATGGCTTACCGGAGCCAGCTCCCCAAAACCGCTACGCCCTCGATCTTgaccccagccccagccccagccccggCCCCAAGAGTTTCACTCTCCTCTTCTTCTTTGGAGGGTTCGGAAGCGGACGAGGACGAGGAAGGCCGCGGCGCGAAAAGTTCTTACATCTGCACCCACTGCGGGAACTCCTTCTCCCGGATGAGCAGTCTCCACCGGCACCAGGACACCTTGCACCCCCGGGTCCGCGCCCCTTCCTACCCCTGCCCCGAGTGCGGGAAGAACTTCACGGATTCGGGGAACCTGCGTCAGCACTGGCGGATCCACACGGGCGAGAAGCCGTACTCGTGCGGGGACTGCGGCCTTCGCTTCCGCTTCAAGGGGAACCTCAACTCCCACCAGTGCATCGACGAGGAAGAGACGCCTTTTTCCTGCCAGGTCTGCGGGAAGAATTTTCGCCGCCCGGAAGGGCTGGAGAGGCACGTCGCCGCGGCTCACCGGGAGCCCGGGGCCGGCGGGTACGAGTGCGTCGTCTGCGGGAAGCGGTTCTGGAACCGGGAGCTGCTGAAGTCCCACGGGAGGGTCCACACGGTTCAGAAGCCGTACTGGTGTCAGGAATGCGGGAAGCGTTTCCGCCACCTGTCCACTTTCAACTACCACAAGCGAACGCACCTCCGGGAGGCCCCGCACCGCTGCGACAAGTGCGGCCGGGCCTTCGCGGATCAGGAGGCCCTGGAGGGCCACAGCAAGGTGCACGGGAGCGAGGCCCCGTTCCGGTGCGAGGTTTGCGGGAACGGGTTCAGGCTGCGGTCGCATTTCCGGTCCCACCAGAGGATTCACTCCGGGGAGACTCCGTACGACTGCGCGGAGTGCGGGAGGAGTTTCAGCCATCTGGGGGCTCTGCGGTTCCACGTGCAGAACCACGAGCGagggaagaaggaggaggagaagagtgAGAACGGGAAAGCTGAGTGA
- the LOC117410075 gene encoding myeloid zinc finger 1-like isoform X1 yields MADDFCRLCHDSFCKPGCQKILSRVHLFRACERGEAEGLHLSQELARIGIELGARGGEGEGEGGSEQGEEGRLSSFVCLNCFKQFLHVLTQIEAWRDKAHRKPAQVKADNSNDEERTDVQGDMELEDSKQDIPRLDPDQMAEGVFDVEVVQVKEEEMEVSIDHATQEEGWKTQTEDLKVDEGPSPDPVPKPLSKTDPVKNFTATPGTPVEDPAGRTLNPHLPLLQQIARQISLASENALPVRVAVAAASDNSPIPSAAPNSGLRLVGAPPGPIRLVRMQNREVRLVGRQEPALQTQHQPIRLLQMQNKEVRLVAPGPGVVSFQTRPTPQNQTCAVDSLSPTGQRAGIRLVPVRALPAAKEELGGLIRVNLNHKPNPESQAAGSNSSIRDEAVVVVVGLPNAASQPKENPANRSRVDGLDLVMAYRSQLPKTATPSILTPAPAPAPAPRVSLSSSSLEGSEADEDEEGRGAKSSYICTHCGNSFSRMSSLHRHQDTLHPRVRAPSYPCPECGKNFTDSGNLRQHWRIHTGEKPYSCGDCGLRFRFKGNLNSHQCIDEEETPFSCQVCGKNFRRPEGLERHVAAAHREPGAGGYECVVCGKRFWNRELLKSHGRVHTVQKPYWCQECGKRFRHLSTFNYHKRTHLREAPHRCDKCGRAFADQEALEGHSKVHGSEAPFRCEVCGNGFRLRSHFRSHQRIHSGETPYDCAECGRSFSHLGALRFHVQNHERGKKEEEKSENGKAE; encoded by the exons ATGGCGGACGATTTCTGCAGGCTGTGCCACGATTCGTTTTGCAAGCCCGGCTGTCAGAAAATCTTGAGCCGGGTTCACCTGTTCAGAGCCTGCGAGAGGGGAGAAGCCGAGGGGCTGCATTTGAGCCAGGAGCTCGCCCGGATCGGCATAGAGCTGGGAGCCCGCgggggagaaggagaaggagaaggagggagcgagcagggggaggaggggaggctGTCGAGTTTCGTGTGCCTGAATTGTTTCAAACAGTTCCTTCACGTTTTAACTCAAATCGAGGCGTGGCGGGACAAAGCGCACCGCAAGCCTGCGCAAGTGAAAG CAGATAATAGTAATGACGAAGAGAGGACGGATGTCCAAGGGGACATGGAACTGGAGGACAGCAAGCAGGACATCCCCCGGCTGGACCCAGACCAGATGGCAGAGGGTGTATTTGACGTGGAGGTGGTCCAGGTGAAGGAAGAGGAAATGGAAGTGTCCATCGATCACGCGACCCAGGAGGAGGGGTGGAAAACACAGACCGAGGATTTGAAAG tggATGAGGGACCCAGTCCGGACCCCGTGCCAAAACCCCTTTCAAAGACGGATCCTGTAAAAAACTTCACAGCGACACCCGGGACACCCGTTGAAGATCCCGCAGGCCGGACGCTGAACCCCCAcctccctctgctgcagcaaatcGCCCGGCAGATTTCTCTCGCTTCGGAAAACGCGCTACCCGTCCGCGTGGCGGTGGCAGCGGCGTCCGATAACTCGCCGATCCCGTCAGCGGCGCCGAACTCTGGGCTTCGACTGGTCGGCGCTCCCCCCGGACCGATCAGGCTGGTCCGAATGCAGAACAGAGAAGTCCGGCTGGTCGGTCGGCAGGAACCCGCTTTGCAGACCCAACATCAGCCGATCAGGCTGCTCCAAATGCAGAACAAAGAGGTCAGGCTGGTGGCTCCCGGACCGGGAGTGGTGAGCTTTCAAACCCGACCGACGCCGCAGAACCAGACTTGCGCGGTCGACTCGCTGAGTCCTACGGGTCAGCGGGCTGGAATTCGGTTGGTTCCCGTACGGGCGCTGCCGGCTGCGAAGGAAGAACTGGGCGGCTTGATTCGAGTTAACCTCAATCATAAGCCGAACCCCGAGTCGCAGGCTGCCGGCAGCAACAGCAGCATCCGGGACgaggcggtggtggtggtggtcggTCTCCCAAACGCCGCTTCGCAACCGAAGGAAAATCCGGCAAACCGGTCTCGAGTCGACGGGCTTGACCTTGTGATGGCTTACCGGAGCCAGCTCCCCAAAACCGCTACGCCCTCGATCTTgaccccagccccagccccagccccggCCCCAAGAGTTTCACTCTCCTCTTCTTCTTTGGAGGGTTCGGAAGCGGACGAGGACGAGGAAGGCCGCGGCGCGAAAAGTTCTTACATCTGCACCCACTGCGGGAACTCCTTCTCCCGGATGAGCAGTCTCCACCGGCACCAGGACACCTTGCACCCCCGGGTCCGCGCCCCTTCCTACCCCTGCCCCGAGTGCGGGAAGAACTTCACGGATTCGGGGAACCTGCGTCAGCACTGGCGGATCCACACGGGCGAGAAGCCGTACTCGTGCGGGGACTGCGGCCTTCGCTTCCGCTTCAAGGGGAACCTCAACTCCCACCAGTGCATCGACGAGGAAGAGACGCCTTTTTCCTGCCAGGTCTGCGGGAAGAATTTTCGCCGCCCGGAAGGGCTGGAGAGGCACGTCGCCGCGGCTCACCGGGAGCCCGGGGCCGGCGGGTACGAGTGCGTCGTCTGCGGGAAGCGGTTCTGGAACCGGGAGCTGCTGAAGTCCCACGGGAGGGTCCACACGGTTCAGAAGCCGTACTGGTGTCAGGAATGCGGGAAGCGTTTCCGCCACCTGTCCACTTTCAACTACCACAAGCGAACGCACCTCCGGGAGGCCCCGCACCGCTGCGACAAGTGCGGCCGGGCCTTCGCGGATCAGGAGGCCCTGGAGGGCCACAGCAAGGTGCACGGGAGCGAGGCCCCGTTCCGGTGCGAGGTTTGCGGGAACGGGTTCAGGCTGCGGTCGCATTTCCGGTCCCACCAGAGGATTCACTCCGGGGAGACTCCGTACGACTGCGCGGAGTGCGGGAGGAGTTTCAGCCATCTGGGGGCTCTGCGGTTCCACGTGCAGAACCACGAGCGagggaagaaggaggaggagaagagtgAGAACGGGAAAGCTGAGTGA